The stretch of DNA ACGCTCGACGCCGAATCTTCACCGACGTGGTGACGACCGACATGGGGAACGCGCCCGCCCCGGCGGACTGATCGCCGGCCGCCGCGATCTAGCGGCGTCCGCTTCGGGTCCACGGGGCCGGGGTTCTAACTGACACGTTCGAGCAGGTTCCCCGAGGGACCGATGAAGTAGACCCCCCGAACCCGCCCCCGCCGTAGGGTCCCCGTTTCGGGAACTGGCAGTTTAGCCGGCCCACCGGCGGCCGGTACGTGTCGCGGTCCGTCTCGAACGCGACGCGGGGCTTGTCGAGCGAGTGAGCCAGTCCCGCCGCGTCTCCATGGGCGTGACGATGGCCCCGCGCACGTCTCGAAGGTGGTGTAACCACCCAGAAATCCTCCGGCGGACGCAACGGGTCGAGGCAGCGTACGTCTCGGTAGAACTCGTCCGCGGCGTCGGGGTCGTCCACGCCGATGCCGGCGTGGTCGACGGCGTCCGTGGGGCTACTGGCGACTGGCGGTCACTCCCCCCGCCACGCCCGGCTACAGCCGCCGGAGCCGGAGCACGAAGCCACAGCCGGTGGCGGCGACGACGCCGAGCACGCCGAACAGGACGGCGCTGGTCGCGTGCGTGAGCACGATGCCCGCGACGGACGCGCCGGCAGCCCCGACGCCGAACATCGCGAGATACGTGAAGCCGTACGAGCGGCCGTGAGCGTCGGCCGCGGCGTGTTCCGCGATGACTACCTGGTAGACCGGTGCGGTCCCGTACACGACGAACCCGAGCGCGAGGCAGACGGCGACGAGCGGGACGACGCCCACGGTTCGGACCACCGGGAACGCGACGGCTAGCCCGGCGAGCGTCGCGAAGGCGGCGACGAACGTGGTCGTACTCGGTACGCGGTCCGTGAGCCGCCCGCCGACGTATTGGCCGGCGATGCCGACGGTCAACAGCCCCGTGTAGACGTACTGGGCGGGGTCGATCTCTCGGCCGAACAGGGCGACGGGGACGAGCGACGGCGATTCGGCCAGTACGTCGGGGAGGAAGGTGAGCAACCCCCGGTAGTACGTGCCATAGAGGAGGATGGCGACGAACGCGACGGTGAAGGCGGCGCCGAACAGCGCCCGGGACTCGGCGGCCGTCCGCCGTAGCTCCGCACCGAGCGACACCGACGCCGTGTCGTCGCCGCCGACGGCGTCGAACTCGACGCGGGAGCCGAGCAGCGCCGCGACGAACGCTGGCACGGCGAGCAGCCCGACCGCGAGTTGCCAGTCGACCGATAGCAGGAGGAGCGCGGTCACCAGGGGTCCGGCCGCGGTGCCGACGTTGCCGCCGGCGCCGTGGTACGCGAAGACGGTGCCTCGCTCCTCGGCCGAGCGGCTGATCAACGAGAGGCCGGCAGGGTGATAGAGGCTGGCGAACGCCCCCCACACCAGCATCGCGGCGCCGAGGACGACGACGCCGTCGGCGAGGCTGACGAGCGCGAACCCCGCTCCCATGCCCACCATCGACAGCGAGATGAGCCGTCGGGACCCGAACCGATCCGAGAGGACGCCGCTGACGGGGGCGCCGAGGCCGACGAGCGCGTATCCCGCGCCGACGACCGTCCCGACGAGTGCCGCGGAGGCGTCGAAGTCGGCCATCCAGACCCCGATAAACAGCGGGATCGATAGTTCGTAGGTATGAAAGAGCGCGTGTGCAAGCGCCGTGAACTTCACGACGTTGCGGTCGTTCGCCTCCATGTTCCGAGTGGGTACTCGTCGCACGCGTATCTGAGTATCGGACCGAACGCAGCACGGGCGTCGACGGTGAACGGGAGCGTCCGATCCCCGGTGAGCGCCGTGAGTCTCGCCCCCCAAACGGACGCGTTCGTCGTGCCGGCGGACCGGACGGACGTTCCGGATCGGCCCGCGGTCGTTCGTCGACGCGCGCCCGCCGGCCGACCCCGCGGGCGGTCCCCACGCGAACGCTCCCACCCACGGTCGACGACGATTCCATGGAACGGTTTATATACGTGTGGCGGACGGGCCGTGGGCGACGACCGGAGTCGACGGAGGACTCCGAGGACACGTCGCGCTGGTCGAGTCGAACCCTGCGGGTATGTCGACCGACGGGTCGATCCGTCCGCGGCGGACCGCCAATGGACGGAGTTCGTCCACGAGGCGGGCGAGGCCGCTTCGACGGAGAGCGACGGGAGACCCGGCGCGATGCTCGCCGGGGTGGACCGGCCGCTAGTCGTCGGCCAGCCGCCACAGCGCCCGATAGACGGTCCAAACGTCGCGGTCGGTTCGGTCGGCGACCCGCCGCACCGCGTCGAGATACCGTTCGTAGTCGCCCGCGGTGGGTGAGTCCGGGGGCGCTCCGTCCAGTTCGCCCGCCGCTCGAAGGGCGTTCCACTCCCGCTTTCCGACGGCGACGTACGCGTCCGGATGGGTAAAGGCCAGAAACGCGGAGGCAACGGGAACGCCGACGCCGTGCAGCGCGGTCAACGAGTCGAGTTTCCCGTCGAGCGAGTCGGCCGCCGCGGCGCCCCGAATGGCGTCGACCATCGCCTCGTAGCGGTTGTCGAGGAAGCGCTCCTCGGCCGCCCGGCGGTCGGCGTCGGGGAGGGACCGCCGGCGATAGTACCACTGGACCGGCCACTCGGCGTCGCGGCGGCCGAAGTCTCCGGACTCGAACGCGCCCGGCACCGTCTCGACGTGTTCGCGCTCGACCAGATCGAACGGTTCGCGCTCCTCGTACTCGGCGACGAGTTCGTCGATCCGGTCGCGGGTGAGGTCGGTCGTCGGTTCGTTTCCGCCGTCGGGCCGTCCACGGGAGCCGGTCATGACAACCCATTCGTCCGCGGAAGTGTGAACGTTCTCCCGGCGCCGTATTTGCCCCGATCGGCACTTTGATGACCCGATGCCGGGGTTTCGCACGCTACTGGATGACAACATTGATCATCCACCGTCGTTAAATTCGTGTACAATGTCATCCGAATCTAGCGGCGAGTCAGACGGGCCAACCAAGACGATCTGTCCGTACTGTGGGGTCGGGTGCGGTATCCAGATCACACAGGACGACGACGGTGAAGTCAGCTTTCGTCCGTGGGCCGACGCGCCGGTCAACGAGGGGAGCATCTGCATCAAGGGCGGCGCGGCCACGCAGTCCGTCAACCACGAGGACCGGTTGACCGACCCGCTCGTCCGCGACGACGACGGCGTGCTCCGCGAGGCGACGTGGGACGAGGCCTACGACGTGGTCGTCGACAACATGGAGCGCATCCGCGACGAACACAGCGCCCAGGCCATGGGCTTTTACGGCTGCTCGAAGGCCATGAACGAGGAGAACTACCTCGTCCAGAAGCTCGCCCGGCGCTACGGCACCAACAGCGTCGACACCTGTACGCGGATGTGTCACTCCTCGACGGTGTACGCGCTCAAAAACAGCCTCGGCGAGGGCGCGATGACCAACAGTATGGCGGACCTAGAGGAGGCCGCCGACGTCTTCTGGATTCAGGGTGCCAACCCCGGCGAGCAACACCCTATCGCCAACAGCCAGTACTTCCGCCAGGCCGTACTGGAGGGAGCGACCGTCATTCAGGTCGATCCCCACGCCAACAAGACGACGAAGTCGTTCGACATCACCGACACCGACCGCCACATGCATCTCCAGCTGGAGCCGGGCACCGACATCCCGCTCCTGAACGTCGTCATCAAGACGGTGCTGGAGAACGGCTGGGTCGACGAGGAGTTCGTCGCGGAGCGTACCGAGGGCTTCGAGCACCTGACAGAGACCCTCGAGGACTTCGATAAGGAAGCCGCCGCCGAGGAGGCCGGCGTCCCGCTCGAAGACATCGAACTCGCCGCCGAGAAGTACGCGAAGGCGAACA from Haloplanus salinus encodes:
- a CDS encoding MFS transporter, translated to MEANDRNVVKFTALAHALFHTYELSIPLFIGVWMADFDASAALVGTVVGAGYALVGLGAPVSGVLSDRFGSRRLISLSMVGMGAGFALVSLADGVVVLGAAMLVWGAFASLYHPAGLSLISRSAEERGTVFAYHGAGGNVGTAAGPLVTALLLLSVDWQLAVGLLAVPAFVAALLGSRVEFDAVGGDDTASVSLGAELRRTAAESRALFGAAFTVAFVAILLYGTYYRGLLTFLPDVLAESPSLVPVALFGREIDPAQYVYTGLLTVGIAGQYVGGRLTDRVPSTTTFVAAFATLAGLAVAFPVVRTVGVVPLVAVCLALGFVVYGTAPVYQVVIAEHAAADAHGRSYGFTYLAMFGVGAAGASVAGIVLTHATSAVLFGVLGVVAATGCGFVLRLRRL